CGCCGTAGACGAGCGTCGATCCGGTGACGAACACCACGTCGGCGCCGGCCATCGCGACGGCGGTGTCCGCGGGCGGGACCACCGAGACGGTCACGCCGGGGGGCGTCTCGACCTCGGCGACGTCGACGGGGTCGCGCTCGACGACGCGGACGTCCACGGCGTCGAACTTCCGGAACGCCGGGCGGAACAGCCCCACCGTCGCGATGGTCTCGACGTCGGCGGACAGGCGCTCCATCGGGTCGCCGTCGCGCCAGTCGACGAACGGCGCCGACAGCGCGTTCAGCGTCGCCACGCCCACCGCGCGGGCGACCGCCGCGTCGCCGTCGGTGGGTGCCTCCCCGAGTGCCCACGCAACCAGCGTCTCGATGTCGACGCCCTCGACGGCCGGGGCGGGACCGGGCGGGCGGTGTGCGAGTCCGGCGCGGGGCACGTCGGCGCCGTTCCGGTTGGTCTCGTTCCGGTCGGCCTCGTTCCAGTCGGTACCGTTTCGCTCGTCGCCATCCCCGCGGAGTTCGACGAACACGGCGGCGTCGCCGACGGTGACGTGATCGACCGCGACTCCGTCGAACGCGCCACGCTCGCGGAGCGCGTCGACCACGGCCCGCACGACGGCGTCGCTCACGACGGACCACCGCCGTCGGCGGGTGTCGAGGCGTCGGTACCGGCGTCGCTGTCGGCGTCCGGGATGGCGTCGTCGTCTCCTGCCGCCGCGTGCCGCCGCGGGTCGTACTGGTAGCCGACCGGTCCTCGCAGGCCGCGTCGTTCGAGTTGGCGGGCGGCAGCCGCGAGGTCCGCGGGGCCGGCGAAGCCGAACAGCGCGTCGACGTACGGTTCGCAGGCGGCCATCCCGCGCGAGCGGGGTTCGAACTCGGGCGAGACGGCGAGCGGGTTGAGCCAGATCACGGCGCTCGCGCGGTCGGCGAGCCAGGTGATCCCGCGGTCGAGCAGGTCGGGGTCGCCCACGTCGAGGCCGTCGCTGACGACGACGACCACCGTCCGCCGGTCGACGGCGTCGGGGTGCTCGCGCCGGAGCGTGTCGAACGCGGCGCCGATCTGCGTGCCGCCGCCCCACCGGATCTCTGCGGCGCGCAAGGCGGCCGCCGGGTCGCCGTCGGCGCGCGCAAACGCCGCCGTCGCGTCCGCGAGGTCGGTGTCGAACAGGAACACCCGCGCATCTCGCGCGGTCGTCGACAGCGTCTCCGCGACCGACAACAGCGCGTTCCGGTCGGCGGTGTCCAGCACCGACCCGCTCACGTCGACCAGCAGGCAACAGCGCAGTTCGCTCGGCGTCGGCGCCGCCGTCGGCAACTCCATCGGGACGCCACCGGTGGCGAGACTCGACCGGAGCGCCCGCCGCGCGTCGACGCGTGCGCCCGTCGGCGACCGCCGCCGCCGACGACCCGGGAGCGTGGCGAGCGCGTCGACGAACCGCCGCACTGCGGCCCGCTCGTCGGGTGTGGTCGGCGCGACGGTCGCCTCGACCGTCTCCCCGCCCCCGATCGCGCTGGCCCGCCGAGCGTCGTGCTCGCCGGACTCCGCGGCTCGCTCGCCCGAGGCGTACCGGCGGCCCGTCGGGATCCGGATCTCGGGGTCGCCCGTCGACTCGTCCTCGTCGTCGAACGCGGGTGGTTCGGCGCCCGCCAGCGTGTCTTCTGCCGACTCGGCGTCGTCGTTCGCGGGGGCGAGCGCGTCCGGTGTCGTCGGGTCGTCGCCGCCGGCGCCGTCGTCGACGTCGGACTCCGGCCCGCCGCCGGCGGTCGCAATCGCCGACAGCCCCGAGCGCAGTCGGTGCCAGAACGAGGGGAACGCGTCGTCGAAGGCGTCGCCGCCGTCCGCGTCGGACAGCAGCGCCGCGCGGAGGGCGTCCGCCGCCCGGTCGCGGTCGTCGAGACCGACGACTGCCAGCGCCTGCGCGGCCGCGAGCGTCCCGCTCGGGGGCACGTCGACGCCGTCGCGTCGGAGCACGGCGGCGAGCCTGACCACCTCGATCAGGACGTGGCGCCGTGCCGCTCGGAAGTCGGGGACGCCGTCGCCACCGGCACCCGCCGCGAGCGGGTTCGCGCCGCTGCCGTTCGCGACTCGGTCGGCGTCGGCGCCGTCCCGGTCGGTCATCTCACTCCGCCGGCCGCTCGGCGGCGACCGGGTCGGGGTCCGCGTCGGCCGCGGCCGCCCGCAGCGCCTCAAGCAGGTCCGTGTCGACCCGGTCGACGTCCTCGACCTCCTTGAGCAGGCAGCCGATGGTGCGTTCGATCTCGGCGGGCGTCAGCGAGTCGCCGTCGTCGTCGCCGTCGGGGTCGTGCCGGAGGTGTGCGACCGCCCGCGCCCAGTCGAGCGTCTCGGCGACGCCCGGGCGCTTGAGGAACGCCTCCTCGCGGAGGCGGGCGACGACTGCACACACTTCGGCGGCGACGGCGGCGTCCAACTCGGGCACCTTCCGGCGAACGATCTCGTACTCCGTCTGGAACGACGGCGGTTGGACGTTGAGGTACAGACACCGGCGCTTCAGCGCGTCGCTCAGCCCCCGCGTCCGGTTCGACGTGAGGATCACGACGGGCGAGCGGTCGGCGGAGACGGTGCCCAACTCGGGGATCGACACCTGAAAGTCCGACAGCAGTTCCAGGAGGAACGCCTCGAACTCCTCGTCGGCGCGATCGATCTCGTCGATGAGCAACACCGGCGGCGTCTCCCCCTCGGTGCGGAGCGCGCGCAACAGGGGGCGCTCCAGCAGGTACTCCTCGGCGAACACCGAGTCGTCGCGTGCGGGCGACGAGCCGCCGGTGTCGGCGTCGTCGACGGCGGCGTTCGCGCCACCGACGCGCCCTTCCTCCGCCTGCACCGCGAGGAGTTGCTTGGTGTAGTTCCACTCGTACAGGGCGTTCTCGGCGGTGAGGCCCTCGTAACACTGCAGGCGGATCAACTCGGTGTCGAACGCCGACGCGAGCACCTTCCCGAGTTCGGTCTTGCCACTGCCGGGCGGCCCCTCGATCAACAGCGGGCGTTCGAGGCGCAACGCGAGGTGGACCGTCGTCACCGTGCGGTCGTCGGCGACGTAGTCGGCGGCCTCGAACCGCTCGCGGAGCTCCGCGTCGGTGACGCGCCCGAACGGGTCGTCGGCGTCCCGGGTCATGTCGGCGCGTCGTCCTCCGCGAGGTACGACGCCGGGTCCGCGCGGAACGACTCCGCACAGCCGCCACAACAGAAGTAGTACGTCTCCCCGTCGTGGGCGACGCTGTGGGCGGTGTCGCTCGGGTCGACGGTCATTCCGCAGACCGGGTCGATAGCCTCGGCGGGTACCTCCTCGTCGCCGCCCGGGTCTGTGTCTCCGTCCGCGCTCGCCGTGTCGGCGGCGTCGGTACCGTGATCCTCCGTCGCGTCTGCAGCCGTCGGCTCCTCGCTCGTACTCGTCGCAGCCGCGACTCGCGGTGCGTCGCCGCGACCGCGGCGGTGGTCGACGACCTCGGCGACGATGCTCACCGCGATTTCGGCGGGCGTGTACGCCGCCACGTCGACGCCGGCGGGGTTCGTCACCCGCGCGGCCACGTCCTCGGGGTCGCGGTCGATCAGCGCCGCCGCGGTGTCGACCACCTCGTCGGCGCGCTTGCTGCTCGCGATCAGCCCGACGTACCGCGCGTCGGCGAGCACGCCGGCGGCGACGCCGCTGGCGTCGAACGACCCCATCGTCGCGACGACGACCAGCGGGTCGTGCCCGAGGGCGTTCGCGAGCGCTTCGGGGTCTGTGTCCGTCAGGACGCGCGTCCCCTCGGGGAGTCCGGTCTCGTCGCCCGTCGGGTCGACGACCACGACGTCGACGGCGAGTTCCGTCGCGAGTCGTGCGAGCGACCGCGCGACCGGCGACCCGCCGCAGATCACGAGTTCTGGCCGGGGGTTCACCGGCTCGACGAACAACTCCAGCACGCCCTCGCTGTGGCACGTCATCGGGAACGCCTCCAGCCCTGGACGAGCGACCGTCTCGGGGTCGGGCGCGATGCCGATCAGCCGGGGCTGGCCGTCCTCGATGGCCGCCAGTGCCTCCGTGATGGCGGTGGTCTGCGCGCAGGCGGCGCCGCCGATCCACCCGCGGAGGTCACCCTCGCGGGTGACGACCGCGCGGTCGCCGACGTTCGCGGACACCGGCGGCTCGCGGCGGACGACCGTCACGCGGGCGTACGGCTCGCCGGCGCTCGCGAGTTCGCGCTCGACGTCGCTCACGTCGCCGTCGGCGTCCGCGGGGCGCTCGGGTGTCGTACTCGGGTCCTCCTCGGTGTCGCGTGTCATGGGTTCGGTGTCGGGACGGGTCGCATCGGATAGAGTCGGTGTCCTCGCGCGTGGTAGGCTTCGAGGACGGGTAGCGGTTCGGGTCGGTCCCGGACGGTCCGAGCGGCGCGAACGGCGCCGCGACCGCCCACGCGGGCGGTCGGGGGCGCGACGGTCGGATCAGTCGTCCGCGGGCTCACCCTCGCCGGAGTCGACGTCGGTGAACTCGAACGTGACGCTGTCTGCCGGGTCACGCTCCAGGCCGACCTCGGCGAGCGCGGCCCAGACGCGGTCGGGCGTCATCGGCATCTCCACGTGCGTCGTGCCGGCGTGGGCCATCGCGTCGACGACGGCGTTGACGATGGCCGGCGGCGAGCCGACGGTCGGCGACTCGCCCACCCCCTTCGCACCGATCGGGTGGTGGGGCGACGGCGTCACCGTGTACCCCGTCTCGAAGTTGGGAATCTCCATCGACGTGGGCAGCAGGTAGTTCATGAAGTCGCCGCCGGTGCAGTTGCCGTTCTCGTCGTAGGTGACGTGCTCCATCATCGCCGTCCCGATGCCCTGCGCCAGGCCGCCGTGGATCTGGCCCTCGATGACCATCGGGTTGATGCGGTTGCCGCAGTCGTCGACGGCGACGAACTTCTCGAAGTCGACGGCGCCGGTCTCGCGGTCGACCTCGACGACGACGATGTACGAGCCGAACGGGTACGTCATCTCCGGCGGGTCGTAGTAGTCGACGGCCTCGAGGCCGGGCTCCTCGCCCGCCGGGTGGTTCATGTAGGCGCCGGCGGCGATCTCGGTGATCGTGATCGAGCGGTCGGGCGCGCCGGCGACGTGGAAGTGGCCGGACTCGCGGTCCCACTCGATGTCCTCCTCGGCGGCCTCCAACTCGTTGGCCGCGATAGACTTGGCCTTGTCACGCACCTTGCGCGCGGCGACGGCGGTCGCGGCGCCCGCGACGGGCGTCGACCGCGAGCCGTACGTCCCCAGCCCGTAGGGGTCGGTGTCGGTGTCGCCGTGCTCGACGCTGATGTTCTCGACGTCCATGCCGAGTTCTTCCGCGACGATCTGCGCGAAGGTGGTCTCGTGACCCTGCCCTTGCGTCTGGACGCCGACCCGGAGGACGGCGTTGCCAGTCGGGTTCACCCGGATGTCCGCGGAGTCGAACATCTCGATGCCCGCGATGTCGCAGGTCTTGCCCGGCCCGGCGCCGACGACCTCCGTGAACGAGGAGATGCCGATGCCGATCAGCTTGTCGGCGTCCTCCTCGATGCGGCGCTGTTGCTCCTCGCGGTAGTGGTCGTAGTCGGCCATCTCCATGGCCAGATCCAGCGCCTTCTCGTAGTCGCCGGAGTCGTAGTTCCAGCCCGTCGGACTCTCGTACGGGAACTGCTCCGGTTGGATGAAGTTCTTGCGCCGGATCTCTGCCGGGTCCATGTCGAGTTCGTGGGCGAGCACCTTCACCATCCGCTCGATGAGGTACACCGCCTCCGTCACCCGGAACGAACAGCGATACGCGACGCCGCCGGGGGCGGTGTTGGTGAACGCCGCCGTCAGCGACCCGTACGCCGCCTCGATGTCGTACGACCCGGTGAAGATGTTGAAGAAGCCCGCGGGGAACTTCGACGGCTGGGCGACGGCGTTGTACGCGCCGTGGTTCGCCAGCACGTCCGTCCGCACGGCTCTGATCTTCCCGTCTTTCGTCGCGGCCAACTCGCCCGTCATGTCGTAGTCGCGGGCGAAGCCGGTCGTCTGGATGTTCTCCGAGCGCTCCTCCATCCACTTCACGGGCCGTTCGAGCACGACCGACGCCGCCGCGGCGACGACGTAGCCCGGGTAGATGGGCACCTTGTTGCCGAACCCGCCGCCGATGTCGGGGCTGACGATCCGGACCTTGTGCTCGGGAATGCCCGACACCATCGAGAACAGCGTCCGGTGGGCGTGGGGCGCCTGCGAGGTGAGGTGGACGGTGATCTTCTCTTTGCCAGGGTCCCAGTCGGCCACACACCCGCACGTCTCGATGGGCGCGGGGTGGAGCCGCTGGTACTCCATCTGCTCTTTGACGGTGACCTCCGACTCCTCGAAGATGGCGTCGGTCGCCTCCTTGTCGCCGACGTCCCAGTCGAAGATGTGGTTGTCCTCCTGGTCCTCCAACTCGTCGCGGATGAGCGGCGCGTCGGCCTCCAGCGCGTCCTTCGCGGTGACGACCGGGTCGAGCACCTCGTAGTCGACGGCGACCTTCTCGGCGCCGTCTTTCGCGATGTAGCGGTCCTCGGCGATGACCGCCGCGACCTCCTGCGACTGGAACTTCACCTTGTCGTTGACGAGCACGTCCTGCGTGTCGTCCATGAGGGTCGGCATCGTCGCGAGGTCGTGGGCCGCCAGGTCCTCGGCGGTGAGGACGGCGACGACGCCGTCGACCTGCATCGCCCGCTCGGTGTCGATGCTGTTGATGCGGGCGTGGGCGTGGGGACTGCGAACGATCTCACAGTGGAGCATCTTCGGCTTCTTGATGTCGTCCACGTAGTTGCCGCGCCCGGTGATGAAACGCTTGTCCTCCTTGCGCCGCACGGACTCGCCCATCCCGCCGCGACCGTGGCCGCAGTGCTTCTCGGGGTCCGGCCCGCCGTCCTCGTCGTGTTGGTACTCGGTGTTTGCCTGGGGGACGTTGTCGGAGTCGCTGCTCATCGCTCGTCACCTCGGTGCGTCGCGTCGGTGGACGGACCGCCGCAGCAGTTCTCCACGCCGCAGGAGAACTCCCCGTCGTCGTCGACGTCGTAGCCGTCGAACGAGGCCGGGCCGTCGGCAGACGAGACGCCGCCGTCGGCCGCCACGGCCTCGGCGTCGTCGCGCTCGCCGTCCGCGAGTTTCTCGGCGGCGTACTCGATCGACTTCACGATGTTCTGGTAGCCGGTACACCGACAGAGGTTGCCGCTGATCGCCTCGCGGATCTCAGCCTCGCTCGGGTCCGGGTTCTCCTCCAGCAGCGCCTTGCCCGACATGATCATCCCGGGCGTGCAGTAGCCACACTGGAGGCCGTGTTCCTCGTGGAACCCCTCTTGGAGCGGGTGGAGGTCGTCCACCGCGTCTGGGTGGTCCTCCATCCCCTCGACCGTCTCGACCTCGCTGCCGTCGGCCTGGACCGCGAACATGAGACACGACTTCAGCGGCTCGCCGTCGACGAGCACCGTGCAGGCGCCGCAGTTGCCCGTGTCACAGCCGATGTGGGTACCCGTCAGGTCGAGGTCCTCGCGGATCGCGTGGACCAGCAGCCGTCGCGGTTCGACCTCGATCGTCTCCTCGGTACCGTTGACTGTCAGGGTGATCTCGCGTGTCTCACTCATGGTTTCACCGTCCGCCTGACGACGCCCGCCCGTTCGGCCGCGTCGCCCAGCGCGCGCTGGGTGAGGACGTCGACCATCCGCTCTTTGTACGCCGCGTCGCCGTGTTCGTCGGACTCGGGGTGCGACTGCTCGGCGGCCAACTCGCCCGCCTCCTCGAACAGGTCGGGGCTCGGTCGCTCGCCCTCGAGGTGGTCCTCGGCGTCGCTCGCGCGGGCGTTGGTGATGTCGACGGCGGTCATGCCGATGCCCGCCGACTCGATGACGCCGTCGTCGTCGAACTGCAGGCGGACGCCGACGCCGGCCATCGCGTAGTCGCCGGTCTTGCGTTTCAGCTTGTGGTAGGCGCTCCCTTCGCGAGCGCTCGGGACGGGGACGCGCACCTCCGTGATCAACTCGTCCTCGTCGAGCGCCGTGTCGTACGGGAGCAGGAAGAACTCGTCCGCGGGGATCACCCGTTCGCCGTCGGGACCCTGCGCGACGACCTCGCCGTCGTGGGCGATGAGGAGGCTCCCCCAGTCACCCTTCGGGTCCGCCTGCGCGACGGAGCCGACGACGGTGCCGCGGTTGCGGATCTGCGGGTCTGCCACCAGCGGCGCCGCGTCGGCGAAACTGCCGTACTTCTCGGCGATCAGGTCGGAGTGCTCCACGTCCGCGTGGCGCGCCAGCGCGCCGATCTTCAGGGAGCCGTCCTCCTCGTGGAGGTAGTCCAACTCCTCGATGCCGTTGATGTCGACGACCACGTCCGGGTTCGCCAGTCGGAACCGGAGCATCGGGACGAGGCTCTGCCCACCCGACAGCACCGTCGGCCCGTCGAGGCTCTCGAGGAGACTGACGGCCTCGCCGACGCTCGTCGGCTGGTGGTGCTCGAACGGCGCGGACTTCATCCGAACATCCCCCGGATGCGGTCGGTGACGCTCGAGTCCGTCTCCTCGACGTCGGTCATCTGCTTCTCGATGTCCTTGAAGAAGTTGCCCACAATCTTGTCGGCGACGGGGTTGATCACCCGCCCGCCCAACTGCGCGATGCGCCCGGAGATGTCGGCGTCGGTCCACCACTCGATGCGGGAGCCGTCGCCCTCCTCCTGGGGGTGGATGTGCATCCCGGACTCCATGCTGAAGCTGCTGCCGCTGGCGGAGCCAGACCCGGTCGCGGTCATGATGAACTCTTCCTCGTCGCGCTCGTCGATGGTCACCGTCGTCTCGAACTTCGGCTTCACGCTGCCGACGCCGACCTGCATCAGCGCCGCGTACTTCTGCCCCTCTTTGAACGCGCGCGCCGCGACGTCCTCGGGGTCGGCCTCCGGGAGCGTCGCGACGTCCTCCTCGGGCTCGTAGGTGTCCCAGCCGAACTCGTCGTCCATCGGGGTGATGTACTTGCACCCCTTCAGCGAGTTCCGGACCGCGATCGGGTCCGAGAGCACCACCCACGCCTTGTCCGGTGGTACCCCGTCGAGTTCGAACTCGCCCTCGAAGTTCATCGGATCCTCCCGGGCGGGGCCGTCGGTGGTTGGATCGGTGCGGCCGTCATCTTTTATAGTCCTCCACTATGGGCATACTATTACCTCGGCTGTGGTATCTGGTAGCATCTCAATAAAGGTATTGTTCATGAAGGTTTTGACAGAGGCGGTACTCGCTCCCGAATATCCCCACAGTTCGTCCCCATGACCGACACACCCACCACCGACGACGACGCCCGCGACGCAGCCAACCACGACGACGCCGACCACGACGCAAGCGGCAGCCACGCCCACCCCGACCCGATCGACTGGCGCGACGGCGCCGCCGAGGCCGCGGCGTTGCGCGAGCACCTCCTCGACAGGGTCGCGACCGAGGCGGTCGGCCTCGACCGGATCGCCGGTCGGCCGCTCGCCGAAGCGGTCGACGCGCCGACGGCCATCCCGGCTCAGAGCCACGCGACGATGGACGGCTTCGCGCTCGACGCGTCCGACGACTACCCGCTGGAGGTGGTCGACGCCGACGTGTTCCCGGAGGACGACGCCCCGGACATCGAAGCCGGACAGGCGGTCCGCATCGCCACCGGCGCGCCGGTGCCGGCGTCGGCGAACGCCGTGCTCAAACGCGAGGAGGCGACCGTCGAGGACGGCCTGCTCACGGGGCCGTCGCTCGACCCGGGGACGTACGTGTACGAGCGCGGGAGCAACGTCGCCGAGGGTGAGCGTCTGTTCGACGCCGGCGAGCGTCTCGCCCCGCGCGACGCGATCCTCCTGGGTGATCTGGGGATCGACGAGGTCCAGGTTCGCGAGCGGCTCTCCGTGGGCTTGCTCGCCACCGGCACCGAGATTCACGAGGGCCGCCACACGGACCTCGACTCGCCGATGCTGGCGAACCTGCTCTCGGCGTGGGGGCACGACCCGGTGTACGAGGGCACGGTGCCCGACGACTACGACCGCGTCGAGTCGCGGATCGCCGCGCTCGCCGACAAGCACGATGTCGTCGTCACGACTGGCGGCACCAGCGTCGGCGACAAAGACCACGTCGTCCGCGCGCTCAGGAACTTGGGCGACGTGCTGTTCCACCGGGTCGCGCTCCGTCCGGGCAAACCCATCGCCGTCGCGGACCTGCCCGCCCACGATGCGGTCGCGGTCGCGGTTCCCGGCAAACCGGTCGGCGCGCACGCCGTGACGACGCTCGTCGCTCGCCCGCTGTTCACCGGCGAGACTGCGCTCCCGACCGTCCCGGCGACGCTCGCAGTCGACGTGGGCATCGGCGTCCCCGGCTTCGACTACGCCGTCCCGGTGACGCTCGACGACGGCACCGCGATGCCGCTGGGCCACGTCGACTCCGACCTGGCGGTGTACGAGGAGACGTTCGACCCGAGCGTGCTCTCGTCGAGCACCCGGGCGACTCGCGCGGACGGCTTCGTGCTCACCGAGACGGCGTTGGCGGCGGGCGACGAGGTCCGCGTCGTCCCCTACCCGGCGGTCGAGCGATGAGCGGCGGCGACCTCCCGATACGCGAGCCACCAACAGCCGCCGGCGAGCGGACCACCCTCGACGACGCTCGCGTCGCGGGCGTCGTGCTCGCGGCGGGGACGAGCTCCCGCTACGGCGACCGGAACAAACTCCTCGAATCGGTCGGTGGCGACGACTCCGACGGCGACCCCATCGTGCGGACGGCGACGCGGACGCTCCTCGCTGCGGGGCTGGACCCGGTGGTCGTCGTCGTCGGGCACGAGGCCGCCCGTGTCGCCGCGGCGGTCGCGGACCTCCCGGTCGAGACGGTCGAGAACGAGGCGTTCGCGGCGGGACAGTCCACCTCCGTCGCCGCCGGCGTCGAGGCGGTGGCGGCCCACGACCCCCCGGTCGACGCGGCGGTCGTGGCGCTCGGTGACATGCCGTTCGTGGCGCCCGACACCGTCCGCGCGCTCGTCGCCGCCTACGCCGCGGGTGTCGGCGACGTGCTCGCGCCGGCGTACGAGGGGCGGCGCGGCAACCCCGTGCTGTTCGACCGTCGCTTCTTCTCGGCGCTCGCCGACGTCGACGGCGACGTAGGCGGGCGTGCGATTCTCCTCGGCAGCGACGACGCCGCGCTCGTCGCGGTCGACGACCCCGGGGTCCGGCGCGACGTCGACGAACCGGGCGACGTGTAGTCGCGGTCGCGCGGCGGCGTCGCTCCCGCGCTCGTTCGTGGGCTCGGTGTCGTCAGCCGAAGCGTCGGCGAGACGACGGCTACTCGTCGTCTTCGTCGCGGATCAGCTTCTCGACGACGATCTGGCCGTCGCGGACGTGCCACTCGACGCGGTCGCCCGCGCCGACGTCGAGGAAGTTCCGAACCGGTTTCGGGACAGTCGTGAGGTTCTTCTCGGAGACCTTCGTGTTCGTCAGCGTACCCATCGGTACCCAGTACGCACCTAGCATACACGTAGTTTCCGCTATGTCACGGCGACGGACACGCCGCCGCCGCAGGCGTCCTCGCGTGCTACTCGGCGCGGCCCCGTCCCCGGCCCGTCGACCCCCAGCGGTGGGCGCCGCCGTCGGAGGCGCGCGAGAAGTCGCGACCCAGGCGGTCGCCGTCGAGCAGTCCCGGTCCGGGGACGTACTCGTGGTCGCCGCCGTCGCGCGCGACGAGCAGGTCGCGCTCGGCCATCGTCGACAGCACGTCGCGCACGGTTCGCTCGCGCCCCGGGATCAGGTTCGCCTCCTCGACGACCGACTCGACGTCGACGCGCCCACGTAGCAGCGCGAGGCGGATGGCGGCGACCCACGCCGGTTCGCGCTGCATCTCTCTGCACACGACCCGCCGGAGGAGGAGCGCGTACAAATATGTTCGTCACTCCGGGCAGACAGATCGGCAGGGCGGCACGCTGGCACGTCGCCGCCGCGTGAGAGCGCTTAAGAAGCGGCGGGCGAGAGAGCAACCAACTGCATGGTCGAGCCGATCCTGAAGTGGGCCGGAGGGAAGCGCCAACTCCTCTCGGAGATCACGGCGCAGTTCCCCGTCGCGTTCGACCGCTACCACGAGCCGTTCATCGGCGGCGGCGCGGTGTTCTTCCACCTCGAGCCGGACGCCGGCTCTCTCAACGACCTCAACGACCGGCTGACGACCCTCTACGAGGTTATTCGCGACCGCGACCCCGAGGTGCTCATCGAGGAGAACCGGAGCCACGAGCACTCGGAGGAGTACTACTACGACGCCCGCGACGAGTTCAACGAGCTGCACGCGGTCGCCGACAAGACCGACCAACAGCGCCTCCGCGAGGCGTCGCTGTTCGTCTACCTCAACCGGACCTGCTTCAACGGCCTCTACCGCGAGAACAGCAGCGGCGAGTTCAACGTCCCCGTCGGCCGGTACGCCAACCCCGACTGGGTGCAGGCCGACCGCATCCGCGCGCTCCACGAGGTGCTGCAGGACACGACCATCCACAACGAGGACTTCGAGTACGTGCGCGAGGCGGCCACCGCTGGCGACCTCGTCTACTTCGACCCGCCGTACGAGCCGGTGTCGACGACGGCGAACTTCAACGACTACCACGCGGAGGGATTCGGCAAGGACGACCAGAAACGGCTCCGCGACCTGGCGGTCGACCTCGACGAGGCTGGCGTCTCGGTCGTCCTCTCGAACTCGCCTCCGGTCGCCGAGTTGTACGAGGAGTACGACCAGTTCGAGGTGAACGTTGTGCAGGCGACGCGGGCGATTAACAGCGACGCCGACAACCGCGGCGAGGTCGCCGAGGTACTGATCACGAACGTGCCCGT
The DNA window shown above is from Halobaculum marinum and carries:
- a CDS encoding Rossmann-like domain-containing protein, with the translated sequence MSDAVVRAVVDALRERGAFDGVAVDHVTVGDAAVFVELRGDGDERNGTDWNEADRNETNRNGADVPRAGLAHRPPGPAPAVEGVDIETLVAWALGEAPTDGDAAVARAVGVATLNALSAPFVDWRDGDPMERLSADVETIATVGLFRPAFRKFDAVDVRVVERDPVDVAEVETPPGVTVSVVPPADTAVAMAGADVVFVTGSTLVYGGLGEALAAAPAEATVVVVGASASLLPDPLFAAGADVVAGAAVDDPVRVRAAVEAGACGTDLHDAGVRKGYVAAAPTAGIDLTPAGHRAGDDHDDHDDHIDRDDRDGGAVADTTDTPDP
- a CDS encoding VWA domain-containing protein, producing MTDRDGADADRVANGSGANPLAAGAGGDGVPDFRAARRHVLIEVVRLAAVLRRDGVDVPPSGTLAAAQALAVVGLDDRDRAADALRAALLSDADGGDAFDDAFPSFWHRLRSGLSAIATAGGGPESDVDDGAGGDDPTTPDALAPANDDAESAEDTLAGAEPPAFDDEDESTGDPEIRIPTGRRYASGERAAESGEHDARRASAIGGGETVEATVAPTTPDERAAVRRFVDALATLPGRRRRRSPTGARVDARRALRSSLATGGVPMELPTAAPTPSELRCCLLVDVSGSVLDTADRNALLSVAETLSTTARDARVFLFDTDLADATAAFARADGDPAAALRAAEIRWGGGTQIGAAFDTLRREHPDAVDRRTVVVVVSDGLDVGDPDLLDRGITWLADRASAVIWLNPLAVSPEFEPRSRGMAACEPYVDALFGFAGPADLAAAARQLERRGLRGPVGYQYDPRRHAAAGDDDAIPDADSDAGTDASTPADGGGPS
- a CDS encoding AAA family ATPase, whose protein sequence is MTRDADDPFGRVTDAELRERFEAADYVADDRTVTTVHLALRLERPLLIEGPPGSGKTELGKVLASAFDTELIRLQCYEGLTAENALYEWNYTKQLLAVQAEEGRVGGANAAVDDADTGGSSPARDDSVFAEEYLLERPLLRALRTEGETPPVLLIDEIDRADEEFEAFLLELLSDFQVSIPELGTVSADRSPVVILTSNRTRGLSDALKRRCLYLNVQPPSFQTEYEIVRRKVPELDAAVAAEVCAVVARLREEAFLKRPGVAETLDWARAVAHLRHDPDGDDDGDSLTPAEIERTIGCLLKEVEDVDRVDTDLLEALRAAAADADPDPVAAERPAE
- a CDS encoding XdhC family protein; translated protein: MTRDTEEDPSTTPERPADADGDVSDVERELASAGEPYARVTVVRREPPVSANVGDRAVVTREGDLRGWIGGAACAQTTAITEALAAIEDGQPRLIGIAPDPETVARPGLEAFPMTCHSEGVLELFVEPVNPRPELVICGGSPVARSLARLATELAVDVVVVDPTGDETGLPEGTRVLTDTDPEALANALGHDPLVVVATMGSFDASGVAAGVLADARYVGLIASSKRADEVVDTAAALIDRDPEDVAARVTNPAGVDVAAYTPAEIAVSIVAEVVDHRRGRGDAPRVAAATSTSEEPTAADATEDHGTDAADTASADGDTDPGGDEEVPAEAIDPVCGMTVDPSDTAHSVAHDGETYYFCCGGCAESFRADPASYLAEDDAPT
- a CDS encoding aerobic carbon-monoxide dehydrogenase large subunit; the protein is MSSDSDNVPQANTEYQHDEDGGPDPEKHCGHGRGGMGESVRRKEDKRFITGRGNYVDDIKKPKMLHCEIVRSPHAHARINSIDTERAMQVDGVVAVLTAEDLAAHDLATMPTLMDDTQDVLVNDKVKFQSQEVAAVIAEDRYIAKDGAEKVAVDYEVLDPVVTAKDALEADAPLIRDELEDQEDNHIFDWDVGDKEATDAIFEESEVTVKEQMEYQRLHPAPIETCGCVADWDPGKEKITVHLTSQAPHAHRTLFSMVSGIPEHKVRIVSPDIGGGFGNKVPIYPGYVVAAAASVVLERPVKWMEERSENIQTTGFARDYDMTGELAATKDGKIRAVRTDVLANHGAYNAVAQPSKFPAGFFNIFTGSYDIEAAYGSLTAAFTNTAPGGVAYRCSFRVTEAVYLIERMVKVLAHELDMDPAEIRRKNFIQPEQFPYESPTGWNYDSGDYEKALDLAMEMADYDHYREEQQRRIEEDADKLIGIGISSFTEVVGAGPGKTCDIAGIEMFDSADIRVNPTGNAVLRVGVQTQGQGHETTFAQIVAEELGMDVENISVEHGDTDTDPYGLGTYGSRSTPVAGAATAVAARKVRDKAKSIAANELEAAEEDIEWDRESGHFHVAGAPDRSITITEIAAGAYMNHPAGEEPGLEAVDYYDPPEMTYPFGSYIVVVEVDRETGAVDFEKFVAVDDCGNRINPMVIEGQIHGGLAQGIGTAMMEHVTYDENGNCTGGDFMNYLLPTSMEIPNFETGYTVTPSPHHPIGAKGVGESPTVGSPPAIVNAVVDAMAHAGTTHVEMPMTPDRVWAALAEVGLERDPADSVTFEFTDVDSGEGEPADD
- a CDS encoding (2Fe-2S)-binding protein, which produces MSETREITLTVNGTEETIEVEPRRLLVHAIREDLDLTGTHIGCDTGNCGACTVLVDGEPLKSCLMFAVQADGSEVETVEGMEDHPDAVDDLHPLQEGFHEEHGLQCGYCTPGMIMSGKALLEENPDPSEAEIREAISGNLCRCTGYQNIVKSIEYAAEKLADGERDDAEAVAADGGVSSADGPASFDGYDVDDDGEFSCGVENCCGGPSTDATHRGDER
- a CDS encoding FAD binding domain-containing protein, giving the protein MKSAPFEHHQPTSVGEAVSLLESLDGPTVLSGGQSLVPMLRFRLANPDVVVDINGIEELDYLHEEDGSLKIGALARHADVEHSDLIAEKYGSFADAAPLVADPQIRNRGTVVGSVAQADPKGDWGSLLIAHDGEVVAQGPDGERVIPADEFFLLPYDTALDEDELITEVRVPVPSAREGSAYHKLKRKTGDYAMAGVGVRLQFDDDGVIESAGIGMTAVDITNARASDAEDHLEGERPSPDLFEEAGELAAEQSHPESDEHGDAAYKERMVDVLTQRALGDAAERAGVVRRTVKP